DNA from Vulpes vulpes isolate BD-2025 chromosome 9, VulVul3, whole genome shotgun sequence:
CTCTGGGTTCAGCCTTCTTCCTGGCAGCCAGACCTCACTGCTTGAGGGAGGTGGGCCGGTCCCACCTCTAACACCTCAGATCCCCAGGCAGGGACCTTCCCTCTTTTCTGAGCAGATTGTTCCCATCCAAACACGCCAGGAGTATTCTTCAGAGAATCCAGCCCACCGCTCGTTTCCAGGAGAAAACAGATGGCCCAAATTATTCCGTGTGCTTCCTAATGCTTCTGCATAGCACCATGTGGGCCCTCTCAGAGCCACAGAGTCACAAAAGCAGAGTGTTCGTTCCACACTTGGGACCAactgttgtattttgtttttcttctttaggatcATGAGTCCCGTGAAAAACAACGTGGGCAGAGGCCTGAACATTGCCCTGGTGAATGGTGAGCTGCTGATCCACAtaccgccaccccccaccccagaaagcCCCTACATACTCTTCATACTGGGAGGGGCAGTGGCACGGGGAGGTAGTAACACATTTATTCAACCAACACTGGCTCAGCCCCCATCAAGTGCCCAGGGACGTCCTGTAGTGTGCAGGAGGAAAAGCCTGTGGAGACAGAAGGTCTAAGAGACCTGGTCCTACCCATCAGAGTCCTGATCAGGCCTCTGCCATGTGCAACTATCCCAAGAGGGTACGCTCCTCCTGTGAACCATGACCCCGtcttcaaggtcacacagcctaaACCAACACACATGAAACCATGGGGGACAACTACCAACAACGTAAGATCCTGAGCTGATCACacaccttcattcattcactcaacaaagatTAACAGCAGCTACTGTGGGCCAGGCCCTGTACAGAGCACTGGGGGGTCAGCCATGAACTAGAAGGACAGGCCCCGGTCTCATACTCCCTAGGGTGTCCAGGAAGTTGACAACCAATCCAACGTGGTTAGCATCTATGAAGGAGAAGGAAGCACAGCCCTGAGACCTGGGACACAGAGCTGGGAGCGTCAGTAGTCAGGGGAGGCTTCCAGAGAGAGGTGCTGGTCAGCCGAGGCCTGAAAGATAGGAGGGGTTGGCCAGGAAGAAAGTAGGAGAGGCTCCTTCGAGGCAGGGACAACAGTGTGGAGGGAGCGGAGAAGGGAGTGGGAAGAGGCATTGGGGGCCACAGAGGGTCTTTCTGGCTGCCCTAGAGAAGCAGGGGTGACCAGTACAGCTGGGGAAGCAGGCAGGGGTGACAGGGTGAGGGGTACCATCCTGCTATGAAATACGGGCTTGAAGCTAAGGACAATAGGGAGCCTGAGAAAGGCTTTATCAGGGCATGAGGGCCCAGCCCTGCACTCCAGAAACTTCCTTCCAGCTTGGAGTagggaggctggaggcagggagatgtCGGGGGAGGCCCTCAGCCTCACTACCTTGCATCTCTAGCAGGGAACAGCTGCAGGCCAAGCCTGAAACAGGGACACATTTCAGGAGGGGATGGGTTTATAGGGACGGAGTAGGGAGCAGGTGCTCTGCCCTAGCCAAGACCCTCCCCTCTGCTGTCAGCTCTTAGATGGAGAACAAAGGCCATTTCCCTGAATTTAAGAGCCACTTCCCGGGACAAAGACTAGGGCAAGTAGAGAAAGGGCACAGCAGTCACTCCAGGAGGAAAAGGTGAAGCTTGTGTATGGCATGGCTGCGTGAACACACCTAGGGAGGGCCAGGGTAGGACTGGAAGCCTGGCCTGTTGTTCCAGGGGAGCCCTCTCCCTTCTGTCAAGAACCGCTGAGTCAGGGGAAAGGTCAAAGCCTGAAACAAAAATGGAGCCTCACCCAGAGCAGGAGGTCAGAAGGTAGCCCTGGCCAACTTCCTGGGAGCCTGGGAAAgtggggcctgggaggggcaggaggccgAGCAGGGCATGGCACCTCCCAAGTTTTGAGAAGGAGAGCAAGGCCTGGTTCACTCCATTGGTGGCCCCAACCTACAGGGAGGCCAGGCCAGCAGAAGACGGTGGGAGTCTCAGTCTACAGTGACTCTTCTACCCAATCTCCActcccccccacaccctccccagtGAGGAGGGCAGATACTGGCCGTGACTGCAGCCCATCTGGTGGAAACCTGCTGGCTCTCTCTTCCCTGAAACGGGCCACTGCAGaagaagaccccccccccccctttgaaCAGTCTCCCAGGAGACTGGCTCAGACTGGGGTGGCCTTCCCCGCTGCCTCACAACgcacaaagacaaaaacaagcaCGAAGAGCTAAGGTTTACTGAGCACTCACTGTGTGCTCGCTATTTCCTTCAACCTCATCCCGAAGCTACGGTGGCGGTGGCGTGTGCACAGTATCCCCATGTTCCCGGTaagaaaatggaggctcagagaggttaggcaacttgcccaaggtcacacagccaacagAATCAGCTAGATTTGAACCTGGATCTGACTGACTCCAGGTCTCAATCCCTCAGCTGAACTGAACCTCCCTAAATTAAAAACCCCTGGAAGCATCTACTGCATGCCGGCTGTGGGGAAGTCCAACCAATCACTCCCAGGGCTTTATCTGTATAATGAGCCAGCAAGAATTGCTAAAGATTAGTGGTTCTCAATCTTTTAGGGGCAGAGATTCCTTTAAGAAACTGTTCGAACTGCACATTCTCCCTCTAATTCCAGAAAAATCTGCAAATGAACATGATCATGGTTTCGTGTGCATACAGACACACACCCCGGACCCCTGCTTCCAAGGCCCCTGCACTGGTGGCTCCGAGAATCCAGGAAGGGCTGCAGTGTAAACCCCCCACTCTTCCACCCAGCAGGGGAGCCTCCACTACCCAGGCACCTGTCCCCACTCTTCAGGGATCCACCAACtggtgggagggggatgggaCCAGTGGTGAAAACGTAGAGCTGCCATCCCCTCTGCAACACCCCCATCTAGTGGCAGAGACGGGGAACtgcgactcccccccccccaaacacctGGTTCCCTGTAGGACTTAGAAACCTTTGCAAAAACCTACAAATGCAATTCAGATCACCGAACTCAGAGCTTTCCATACATTTAGCCCACTGCAAACCCCTTTGCCTCCAAGAGTCGGAGGACTCAAATTATAGATTTCCTTTTCAGGAAGGAACGATGATAATAATTGCAGTTATTTTTACCACTCTCCTCCAGCTAAAATTTATCTTGTATGTTGCCTACCTATTTTAAAACCCATCTCCCTTAGTTTCCATAGCCCATTGTTCGGATGCCAAAAATTGAGGTCAAAATGCCAAGTGGTGCGTTAGGAAGTGGCAAGGCGGAAGACAGACCCAGACTGGTTGGATACCATTCGATTCCAGAGATCCTCCACTATTATGTTCTCATGCCTCTCAGATCAGCCCAAAACTTATTGGGCCCCAACTTAGTCCTGCATGCTTTCTATAGGACCTGACTTTACTCccattattattctatttttaagtcttagaCTAAAGACTAGCTATTTTCTGTAAGATAGGATGACCTGTTTCAGGAAATCATGGCTTTGCTCTCTTATCTCCAGGAACCACAGGAATGGTGCTGACACAGAAGTATTTTGACATGTACTCTGGAGGTAAGCACTTCTGTTGGCACTAAGGTCACAGGGTGGCTGAGCTCCTTCCTGTGGCAAAGAGAGCCAGTGGGGTGCTGGGGATGCTCAGCTCCAGTCTCCACAGGAGACAACCAGAAAGAAGCATGGTGGGGGTGAAAGACCATCCTGCTGTTTCTGAAACTCCTCCCTGTTATTGTAGCTGGGCTCTCCTGGGCGCAGATCCTGAGACAAGGAGTCAAGTGCAACGGTTTACTTGGATAAGGTGATCTCAGGGAATGCCAGCGGGAAgtaagacagggagagaaagacaacCAGAGCAGTGTGTTATCAGGCTGAACACTGCGGGCAACTGGAACTCAGAAGCCAGTGTCAAATATGTGCCCCAGGGAGACCTCAGTGGGGCAAGGGGGCTGGGGCACTTCCCACACTTCTGGCCCGCCCCAGGGCACACAGGAGGATCTGGAGGTCAGAGAAGATCTCCAGGCAAAGAAATAGCAGTGCTGGCAGTTGGCGGCCAAGCAGCAGGTGTGCACTCAAGTGCCAAAGACAAGGACACACGGCCCAGTTTGCTTTGCTAGGTaaagggtatttttatttttaaagatattatttacttattcaggagaaacacagagaggcagaaacatagacagagggagaagcaggctgcctacggggagcctgatgcaggacttggtcccaggaccccaggatcacaccctgagccgaaggcagacgctcaacccctgagccacccaggcgtcccaaaagtattttattttaaggccACAGAGGTCTCTATCGGGCCCAAGGACAAGGCCTCCCAAGGCCCAGGAAGGATAGCTCTGAGGCTCCcagctctctgtgtctttctgcagacttcttttcttctctcgCAGCATAGACACACTTTCTGAGCTCCTCTGTGCAGGTAGCCACCCCACTGTCCTCCCTGCCCTTAGCCTGGGGACAGGACGCTGTCCTGCCGGGGCTGGAAGCTCCTGCCAGCAACTTCCTCACCCACAGGCTGCCTGGCAAAGCCATGATGGGGATGGGACTCTCACCCTGACATCTTCCAAAACGTGCTAGAATCAGTCCCAAGCCCAGCTGGCaaccctcctccttcccactgaCCCAGGAACCTCATCAAGGAGTGAAAAAGCATCTGGGCAGCCCCTCACAGACCTACAGAAGTCGTGGTCCTGCAAGGACTGGTTTCCATCAGGACAGATGAACTGAGCCCACTTTCCAGATCCCAGCTCAGCTCACTTTGCCTCCCGTGCCCAGCAGCCACAGCTGGGGACGTGCCGAAGGTGATCTGCAGCAGCACCCTTAGAGACAGGTGCCCGGGCCCGGGCCCAGGGCTTCAGATGGTCTCGTGGGTCCCCTGGTGGCCATCTTCCAGCTGAGTCCCACCTCCCAGGGAGGGTCTGAGGGTCTGCAGGGCTAGAGAATGTGCCCACCAGAAGCCTGCATCATGCAGACTTCATGCAGGTGTGCCCTGCTAGGACAGAAGCTGCAGACACATACCCCTAGGACTGAGgggtggccagggcagggcagtggctggaggggagggaggggaggacagaGCTTGGACGGACAGACTGGGGGTGTCTACATGCAGGCATGCGAGGCCCCTCCTGGTGAGGAGAAGGTGGGGCAGGCTAGGGGCCGAGGGCTCTGTCCAGGACCTTGAATGGGTTTGGGGTGGCCCAGGGCCAGGTTTATGGACAAAGGAACTTCAGGCTGAAGCAGGTGACCCCttttgagtttcagttttgccGTCTGTAAAATAGAGGTAAACTACAGTGTCTACTTCATGAGACTGATGTAGGGGATTGAGTGGGAACTGGCAGCCAGTGGGAGGGGCCCCGCTGGCCTGGGGAGGGACCCAGGGGTCcattcagtgctcattacatacagtgttctccttaatgcccatctcccAGTTATGCCATCcaccctcccttccagcaaccctgtttgtttcctaggattaagagtctctatggtttgtctccctttctgatttcatcttgtttcatttttcccctccccctgtgatcctctgttttctttctaaaattccacatacgactgaaatcatataattgtctttctcacattgacttattttgcttagcctgatatcctctagttccatccacatcgttgcaaatggcaggacttcattctctttgatggctgagtaatatccgattgtgtgtatatacaccacatctttatctgtcagtggacatctgggctctttccatagtttggctgttatggacattgctgccataaacattgggggggggttccccttcggatcactatgtttgtatccttttggTAAACACCTAgaagtgcaactgctgggtcatagagtagctagctctattttcaactttttgaggaaccaccctGTTTTCCAGCATGGCTGCACCagcttccattcccaccaaccatgTAAGAGGGTTCTTCTTTCTGAGCATCCTCACTAAACTTTGccctttcctgacttgttcattttagccattctgactggtgtgaggtggtacctcactgcggttttgatttgtgcttccctgatgctgagtgatgttgcgcactttttcatgtgtctgttggccatttgtatgtcttctttgggaaaatgcctATTTATGTCtcctgtccatttcttgactgtatcatttattctttgagtgttgagtttgatgagttctttatagacgTTGgctactagccttttatctgataagatacttgcaaataccttctcccattctataggttgtcaaaaagggtaaaaaaataatttaaaggaaactaaattttatattactctattatgaacatggatgtaacCGTGGCTGATGGGGACCCAGAAACAGAAGCAGTTGAGGACAAGTAGCTCCTTCCcacaagagacaaaggaagacTATGACTTCTTAAAGTGGGATGATAACTAACAGAAGgcacacttcatttttttctaaacattacTGTCCATCCCAGACAAGAACAGATCTTGGTTTCTAGAGCTAATGGCTCCAACCAATTTTCAGAGTTCCCTATTTGCCTCAAGAGTTCAAAGgctagggcacttgggtggctcagcaggttaagcatctgcctttggctcaggtcatgatgccagggtcctgggattgagccccacatgggctccctgagcagcagggagtctgcttctccctctgcccctcccctcccaactTGTGCTTACTCtcctctctcacactctctttctcaaataaataaaatctttttaaaaaggagatcaAGGGCCATTGCACTAACAGAGCCACTGTGGTCATTGACTGCAGGCCTCTGTGTTACTGAGCTGGTTGGCAGCTGGCCCTTGCTGTCAGGATTTGATTCTTCCCCTAggtcccagggatccctggggatTACTACTTCAAGGGTGTGGGCCATACAGGACCCTGCGCTTAGAGTAAACTCAGGTTTGGTCCGATGCTCTGCCTTCTCAGTCTTGAAatgcttaataattttttaacaaaaggctccacatttttattttgcaatggATCCAAAAATTTATGTCACCAATCCTGCTAATAATTGCAATTCCATTATAGTGTACTTTCCGTATGCCCAGAGTCATTGTCCTAATTTGCACTTTACAAAAATGCTGTGGGCAGGGCTACAAATCATCCTCATTTGACAGATGTCACCCCTACTTTTCCCACTAGGCCAGTCTTGCCCATACTTCCTCAACTATTCAAGAGCCTCCTGTACCAGCTACACCACATCCAGAGTATCATCTGAATTATTAGTATTTTCCTTTGAATTGGCtcctttttttaatctaaatatatgttaaaaggaaattatatcaCTGCCCTAAGTTACGAGTTTTTTTGCAAGAAAGGTGACCATAAAAATAAGCACAATGGAAACAAATCCATATCCTTGAAGTGAGCTGGGTGCCgatgccccccgccccaggtgcTGCACCTAGGCCTGCTCTCTGTTAAATGCGGAGATTTCACAAGTGCAGGGAGATATTAAAGATGCAAAGGGAGGCTAGTTCCTTGGCATAAACTGGAGAATTGTAGGACACTGATGTTCTCTCTCAGTGACCTGAGTTGCTTGTGGTCCAGTGAGCATATCCTATAAAGACAGCATAGACAAGTTAGGTTCTTAACTAGTGTAGCGGGGGGTCAGAAGGGATGTGCAAAGAGCCCAGAGTCCCTGAGAGATGCCTGTGCTCCATACCTTGGGTCCCCAAGGGCCCTCAGAACAATGTCTCTCACTCCTGGCTGCACATCAGAACTGCCTGTGGAACTTTTGAATTCCAGTGTCCACCCTTGACCATCCGAATGAGGGTCCACTTGCTCTGTGCACTTTGCTCTCCCCTGGACAAAGGCTGCAGGGAGCTCCACCCAGGATGTCCCCTCCTGCTGACCCCAGCCACTCCTGGATCATCAGGGCAGTAGCAGAAAATGAGAATGACCAGCTGTCATTTCCCTTAAATGACaactttcctttctccctcagaTATTAAGCTCCTGGTGAAATTCCTTAAAGAAATTCCAGAGGGTGCACTGGTGCTTGTGGCCTCCTATGATGACCCAGGAACCAAGTAAGTGGGAACCTCCACGTGCCAGGCCATGGGTTGAAGGGAACCAAATGCTTCCAAGCCCTATCAGTGCCTTTCCCCGCTCTCCTGCTGGCTTGATCTTCCAGCAGCTTCTCCTAGGGAAACAACCAGACAAGTAAACAAAGACAGGGGTTCTAGAGCCTCAACACAGCCTCGGTTACAACATTGGAAAACTGGACACTCTGTCCCTGTCCAATAAAGGCCAACTAGTTTCAGAAATTGACACATGTTGATAggacatatatgtacataaaagAGGATATACTGCATCAAAAATGATGATTCAGAAAATGGTTTAAGGAATGAGAGAATGCCCACCCTTTagtattaagtgaaaaatgaCACAGATTATCAAAGCATTGGGAGGATCCCCCAGTGCGTGGGGGGAAAAGACCCTAAGGAAACACAGTAAAATCTTACAATGATTATGTCAAGTGAGTGAGACTGtaattttcagtttctctgtgatgttccatattttccaaagaaatgtgCATTTGTAAACAGAAGCAAAACCACTCGGCCCTTTCCTCCTGGACACAATTATGCACAGCACAGCTGCTGCACCCAGCAGATCGTagggcagaggggaggccagGTACTTGAGAACCtcaccttcctccccccccccccaccccccacctcatgGTCCTCTCTGGTCCTCTGCAGAATGAATGATGAGACCAGGAAGCTCCTCTCCAGCTTGGGCAGTTCCTATGCAAAGCAGCTGGGCTTCAGAGATAGCTGGGTCTTCTTAGGAGCCAAAAACCTCAAGGATAAAAGCCCGTTTGAGCAGGTAGGTCCCTGGCGGCCTCCCCATCCCAGGGAAGCAGGTGGAGGTAAGGTGCCAGGGATGGTGACTTGGGAGGGACAGTGTGGGGACCCCAGAGGTCATGGTGGCCTGATTGGCTAATCCCCTAGCAGGAAGTAGCCTTCACCATTTTGCAAGGAGCTGGGTCATATATAAATGGTTGAGTaacagaaaggagaaggaaaaggagaaaagaaggatgAGGGAAGTGAGGAATGGGGGAAATGAGAGAGGAATGTAGAGATGAAGCCTgcatgaggggcagagaggggcgcccagagcaggggttgggggagggggttgtCTGGCTTGTAGTCCCAGTGGAAACCTAAGCCaagccccttctccccacccccttccctggcCTCAAGCTCCCCACCAGGGGGGAGAGGTTTGGACCAAGGGTGCTGTCCCCTTCTAAGCTCCCAGTGGAGAGGATAAATTTGCATCAAGAGGAAGACAGGAGAGTGCACCTGAGTATGTGGAAGGAGTCAGGAGTGGCCCATGACATGCAGCTCCACACTCACAACCCAGGGGTGGCCCCAAGCAGAGTCtcagaggaggaaaggggaatCCGTGAAGGGTTGGGAGCCTCCGAGGAAGTTCTGCACTTTTTTTCCTGTCCCTCATCTGTTGATCCACAGCTGGAGCAATTCCCAAATGTGGGAGAACTAGCCAGGTCCTGCAGGGCATGAGCTAGTCCGTTGTCTGGTGGTGAGACTATTCAGCGCTGCCCAGATCCCAAGGCAGGCAGCTAAGAGTCGACTCAAACGTAAAGGACTACGAGGAGAGTCCGCTCCATCCTGAAGGCATTGGGGAGCCGTGGAGGGCTTAGGCGGGAAAGCCACGAGGGCGCATTGATTATGTAGGAAACACAAGCGTTCAGCAAGCACTTGGTCTGCGCAGGCTCGGCTGCGGCTAATTCCCGCAGTGAAGTGGGTAGGGTCATCCTCCACCTCCCAGTCCAGGACGCAGAGCTCCAGAGAGGTGTTGGCCAGCGGCTTGGGTCTGATGCGCAGGTGGCTCTGGGCCATGAGCCTGCCTCCAGAGATGCCCGTCCTGACGCTCGCAGCACAGCCTCCCCGGCTAAGCAGGGAGGGGCCCAGGCATAGGCACAGTGGCCTGCGGGGGGCCGGGGGACAGCGTCAGACACTGGACTCCAGGTGAGGGGACCGCAGCGGGCTGCAAGGGCGGCCTCGTCTGGAAAATGCTGGTCTGGTTTGCACGTGTGCGTTTCTGAGAGAATGAATTCAGGGCGTTAGAAATCAGTGTTTATAGCCCCTGGGGAATGAACACGGGCGGCGGGGCGCAGACCCATCATCCAGAATGAACTGGAGACCGTGATGTGACGGAAACCATTGGGTCCTTTGTTTCCCACACATGGGGCTCGAGGATTTGGAGAAGGTGCatcaagaattccttttttttttcctgagggtTAGCCACAATTATTCCCCTGGTAGATTTTgctgtttatacttttttttcctccataaatGAAACCTAGGCATTGGAAACACAATCTTAACtgattttattctctgtattatTAACCTTACACAGTGGTTCTGCCACTAGGGTTACTTTGGCCCTCTAGGCCTCAGGTttcccatctgtagaatggggtgACAATGGTATGCCCTTCCTCGGGCTGCTCTAAGGGGAAAATGCCCAAGGCACTTTGCACCTGGCATAGAGCGAGTGTTCATGAATTGCTAGCATGCTCCTCTTCATTGTTGTGGGTGGTGTTTGGGGGTGTCCTAAAGAGGCTGGTGCAGAATTTGACAGAGGAGCTAACACTCTGCAAgcctgccccccccacacacacttgataccccaccccccagggcatGACAGGCAAGGACTGAGCCCTGATCTCCTCTGTAAAACCCTGGGCAGTTGCTATTCCTCTGTGCCTCGTTCCCCCACCCGTGAAACGGGCTGGTCCTGTCCAACACCACCGCCTCCCCATGGGGCCAAAACCAGGGTGATATGAGTAAAGgcgtgagggttttttttttttttttttaagattttatttatttattcatgaaagacagagagagagaggcagagacacaggcagagagagagaagcaggccccatgcccgacgtgggactcgatcttgggactccaggaccgcaccctgggccaaaggcaggcgctaaaccgctgagccacccggggatccccaaggCATGAGGTTTTAAAAGCACAGTGAAAACTCAGGTGTGAGTCCTGAACAGCCTGCCCCATGGTCCGCGTCATcccctgtctcctctctctctagtTCTTAAAGAACAACCCAGGCACCAACAAATACGACGGCTGGCCGGAGCTGCTGGAGCTGGAGGGCTGTGTTCCCCGGAAGGTATTTTAGGGCGCCGGCGCTCTTCTGGGCCGGGACCCAAGAAGCTCCTGGCTGGCCTCGGGTGGGAGCCAAGGGCCTACGAAAGTGCCGGGGGCACTTCGCCACTGAGCACCTCGCCTCTTCGGATCCAACCCCCTCCCGCGGGCTGAGGTGGCCCACCCCAGGGCCAGCCCTCGGGGTCCTGGAGGCGCCCCCGCAGGAAGAACGGGGTGCTTTCCCTCAAGACGGCTGGCGGGCCTTCCCAAGGAAGGACGGACTGCCCTCGCCTGCGGCgcacaattaaattttatttttgctgattttgaATGAACTTTCTGACCTGCAGCGTTTCTCCCTGGGATCGAACTGGCCCGGGCCGGGTTTGCCTCCAGCCTGCAAGCTGGGGACCGGTCGGTGACAGCTTCGGGCACCAGGtcagaggctgggggagaggcaatCCACAGGGATTGTGCTGAAGGGCGAGGGAATCCTTTGCAGAGACCCCGGGGAGCAGAGAAAGCCAGGGGCCGGGGCAGGCGGGGAGCGCGGCCTTCCCTGAGCGCTGGAGGACTCCAGAGTGGGGGCCCTCCGAGGAAGGCTGGGAGGAATAGGCCGGCTTCAGGGAGCACCCCAGGAGCGGCCCTGAGGTTTCTTCAGGAAGCGATGCTGGAAAACGCCAATGGGAGTGGGGAAGGCAGGCAGTAGGGGCTGTGTTGTCGGCTcgcctggggccctggggaggggagcTTCGATCCACGGGGagccctgggacccagagcagaagGGCTCTCAGCCAGGGCCattgctggggggctgggggctgctaGCGGGGGCCTGACGTGAACTGAGCGCTTCTGGTCTGCCCCACAGAGGAaagggtgccccccccccccatggcttCACGGTGAGTCCTTGGCCAAGCGATGTTGACACCGCCACTGGGGCCCACGGAGATGGTAAGGCCCGAGGGATACGGTACAAACACCTGCCTGAGGTCTCTGAGAAGGGCCAAGGGTGGGGCGCCTAGACCAAGTCCTGGGAGGGGGACATGGGCGCCAAAAATACTGGTACCCGGGCTCCCAGAGTGTGGACCAGGGCAACTGCAGAACTCACGTCCTGAGCAGTGGATGGGCAGACGCTCAAGTCCCAGGCACCCCAGCGGTGTGGGGTgctggggacaggcagggctTCAAGTATGCCAAGTAGGCCTGGGGTACAGAGGAGGACAAGAGTGTGGGACCCTTCGGCCAGGGGCCGTGTGGGCTGGGACTTGGGCTACGGTTGCTGTTGTTGAGATCAGTGTTCAAAGCCTGATGGGACAACTTTGAGCAggttgggcagagggagggcaccCAGCCAGCCACCGCACTCCATTACCCCATTTTCCCACTGCAGATCACGGTCAAGGACTAAAGAGGGAGTTTGCTGGCAGCTCCCACTAACTCTTATACAGACactcaggggtgtgtgtgtg
Protein-coding regions in this window:
- the FAM3D gene encoding protein FAM3D isoform X1, coding for MRVSGVLRLLALIFALVTTWIFIRSYVSLDMKTIRLPRWLAGFSGAKKIRVVKTKCGLSKPCPNNFFAFKISSGAANVVGPTVCFEDLVIMSPVKNNVGRGLNIALVNGTTGMVLTQKYFDMYSGDIKLLVKFLKEIPEGALVLVASYDDPGTKMNDETRKLLSSLGSSYAKQLGFRDSWVFLGAKNLKDKSPFEQFLKNNPGTNKYDGWPELLELEGCVPRKVF
- the FAM3D gene encoding protein FAM3D isoform X2 encodes the protein MRVSGVLRLLALIFALVTTWIFIRSYVSLDMKTIRLPRWLGFSGAKKIRVVKTKCGLSKPCPNNFFAFKISSGAANVVGPTVCFEDLVIMSPVKNNVGRGLNIALVNGTTGMVLTQKYFDMYSGDIKLLVKFLKEIPEGALVLVASYDDPGTKMNDETRKLLSSLGSSYAKQLGFRDSWVFLGAKNLKDKSPFEQFLKNNPGTNKYDGWPELLELEGCVPRKVF
- the FAM3D gene encoding protein FAM3D isoform X3, whose product is MRVSGVLRLLALIFALVTTWIFIRSYVSLDMKTIRLPRWLAGFSGAKKIRVVKTKCGLSKPCPNNFFAFKISSGAANVVGPTVCFEDLVIMSPVKNNVGRGLNIALVNGTTGMVLTQKYFDMYSGVLKEQPRHQQIRRLAGAAGAGGLCSPEGILGRRRSSGPGPKKLLAGLGWEPRAYESAGGTSPLSTSPLRIQPPPAG